A stretch of Aedes aegypti strain LVP_AGWG chromosome 2, AaegL5.0 Primary Assembly, whole genome shotgun sequence DNA encodes these proteins:
- the LOC5572280 gene encoding protein rhomboid isoform X2 — MSGKRSRSFKCAVHHRDREVCSENDFHLIFEDPPLFKRMVHVIAMEVLPEERDRKYYADNYSCCPPPLFVILVTLVELGFFTYHTLTSGQADPAGPVPIDSMFIYRPDKRHEVWRFLFYMVLHAGWFHLGFNLVVQLLVGLPLEMVHGSTRIGCVYLAGVLAGSLGTSVFDPEVYLVGASGGVYALLAAHLANVMLNYRNMQYGIIRLLAIFLFASCDVGFAIYSRYAVEPESGAPSVSYVAHLTGALAGLTIGLLVLKNFEQKLHEQLLWWVALGVYAACTIFAVVFNLLNTVTVQRLEEEGEQVLKQRLFNNFGF, encoded by the exons ATGAGCGGCAAGCGGTCGCGTAGCTTCAAGTGTGCAGTCCATCATCGCGATCGTGAGGTTTGTTCGGAGAACGATTTTCATCTGATATTTGAAGATCCACCATTATTCAAGAG AATGGTGCACGTAATAGCAATGGAAGTGCTCCCCGAAGAGCGGGATCGAAAATACTATGCAGACAATTATTCATGCTGTCCGCCTCCATTATTTGTGATATTAGTTACATTAGTTGAG TTGGGTTTCTTCACGTACCACACGCTTACCTCGGGTCAGGCGGATCCGGCCGGTCCGGTTCCCATCGATTCGATGTTCATCTACCGGCCCGACAAGCGGCACGAAGTGTGGCGGTTTCTGTTCTACATGGTTCTACATGCCGG ATGGTTCCATCTGGGGTTCAACCTAGTCGTGCAACTCCTAGTTGGGTTACCATTGGAGATGGTACACGGATCAACTAGGATAGGTTGCGTCTACCTGGCGGGAGTGCTTGCCGGTTCGCTAG GAACCAGCGTGTTCGATCCCGAAGTCTACCTCGTCGGTGCCAGCGGGGGCGTGTACGCTCTGCTGGCCGCCCACTTAGCGAACGTTATGCTCAACTACCGCAACATGCAGTACGGCATCATTCGGCTACTGGCGATATTCCTATTCG CATCCTGCGATGTcggtttcgcgatctactcccGGTACGCGGTGGAGCCGGAAAGCGGAGCGCCCTCGGTTTCGTACGTGGCCCATCTAACCGGCGCCCTGGCCGGCCTTACGATAGGTCTGCTGGTGCTGAAAAACTTCGAGCAGAAACTGCACGAGCAACTGCTCTGGTGGGTGGCGCTCGGAGTGTACGCCGCCTGTACCATCTTTGCCGTCGTGTTCAACCTGCTCAACACCGTCACCGTGCAGAGGCTAGAGGAGGAAGGCGAACAGGTACTGAAACAGCGTCTTTTCAACAACTTTGGATTTTAG